A window of the Henckelia pumila isolate YLH828 chromosome 3, ASM3356847v2, whole genome shotgun sequence genome harbors these coding sequences:
- the LOC140891397 gene encoding uncharacterized protein: MKKTAHVENNQSLDSSVPISVHMLYCYCKHALRDGQKLPLHLDHGVFEDDYELNLHIDDISPLYHFESLSGNCVVVYIWHIYTKLVKEKKRDKFIFVNPHSIPCLKKTTQDKTGKIERLNMRTSSLEDRLSGASLNQLVLVPSSLGCHWILTVIEPYKDVFYLLDSLSHSNKGRKGRKNRCNGM, translated from the exons ATGAAGAAAACTGCTCATGTTGAAAACAACCAGTCGTTGGATTCAAGTGTGCCAATATCAGTGCATATGTTGTATTGTTATTGTAAGCATGCTCTTCGTGATGGCCAGAAATTACCATTGCATTTAGATCATGGGGTATTTGAAGATGATTATGAGCTGAATTTGCACATTGACGACATCAGTCCTTTATATCACTTCGAGTCACTTTCAGGAAATTGTGTAGTTGTCTACATATG GCATATTTATACAAAGCTGgtgaaggaaaagaaaagagataaatttatatttgtaaATCCACATAGCATCCCATGTTTGAAAAAAACTACACAAGACAAAACAGGTAAAATTGAACGATTGAACATGAGAACGAGTTCTTTAGAAGATAGATTGAGTGGTGCATCATTAAATCAATTGGTTTTGGTGCCAAGTAGTCTCGG TTGTCATTGGATTCTCACTGTCATTGAACCTTACAAAGACGTTTTCTATTTGTTGGATTCCCTAAGTCATTCAAATAAGGgaagaaaaggaagaaaaaacCGTTGCAATGGGATGTGA